One Manduca sexta isolate Smith_Timp_Sample1 chromosome 26, JHU_Msex_v1.0, whole genome shotgun sequence genomic region harbors:
- the LOC115449903 gene encoding innexin inx3 — protein MAVFGLVSSVAGFVKVRYLIDKAVIDNMAFRMHYRITSAILFLCCILVTANNLIGEPISCINDGAVPGHVLNTYCWITYTFTLPNASPRGFAHPGLGNEYDEERRIHAYYQWVPFMLFFQGLLFYIPHWIWKNWEEGKVRMISDGMRGTVACIADDKSNRQSRLVQYLYDTLHMHNTYSFGYFLCEVLNFVNVVGNIFFLDTFLGGAFLTYGTDVVKFSNMNQEQRTDPMIEIFPRLTKCTFHKFGASGTIQKHDALCVLALNILNEKIFIFLWFWFIILSVVSGLALAYSAAVILLPSTRETILKRRFRFGTPNGVEALVRKTQVGDFLLLHLLGQNMSLRVFGEVLDELSRRLHLGSNAPSAPSTLEMAPIYPDIDKFSKETET, from the exons ATGGCGGTGTTTGGCTTGGTGTCGTCGGTGGCGGGCTTCGTCAAAGTCCGCTACCTCATCGACAAAGCTGTAATAGACAACATGGCCTTCCGCATGCACTACCGCATCACCTCAGCTATACTGTTCCTATGCTGCATACTCGTCACTGCCAACAATCTCATTG GTGAGCCCATATCGTGTATAAACGACGGCGCTGTGCCCGGCCACGTGCTAAACACATATTGCTGGATCACATACACATTCACCCTGCCTAATGCTTCGCCGAGGGGGTTCGCGCACCCTGGCTTGGGCAACGAATACGATGAGGAGAGGCGCATCCATGCCTACTACCAGTGGGTGCCGTTTATGCTGTTCTTCCAG GGACTGCTGTTCTACATCCCCCACTGGATCTGGAAGAACTGGGAGGAGGGCAAGGTCCGCATGATCTCCGATGGCATGCGTGGCACAGTCGCCTGCATTGCTGATGACAAGTCCAATCGTCAG AGTCGACTGGTACAATACCTCTATGACACTCTGCACATGCACAACACGTATTCATTCGGCTATTTCTTGTGCGAAGTGTTGAATTTCGTCAACGTT GTCGGTAACATATTTTTCTTGGACACATTCCTCGGCGGCGCTTTCCTTACATATGGAACTGATGTTGTCAAATTTTCGAACATGAATCAAGAGCAACGTACCGACCCTATG ATCGAAATATTCCCGAGACTGACGAAGTGTACATTCCACAAATTTGGTGCTTCTGGAACGATCCAGAAACACGACGCTCTGTGCGTTCTTGCCTTGAATATCCTCAATGAGAAAATTTTCATCTTCCTGTGGTTCTG gttCATAATCCTATCTGTGGTATCAGGCTTAGCTCTGGCATACTCAGCAGCCGTGATCCTCTTACCTAGCACCCGTGAAACCATTCTCAAACGTCGCTTCCGTTTCGGCACACCCAACGGTGTCGAGGCACTTGTCAGAaaaactcag GTCGGCGACTTCTTGCTCCTGCATCTATTGGGCCAAAACATGTCGCTGCGCGTATTCGGCGAGGTATTGGACGAGCTATCGAGACGGCTGCACCTCGGCTCCAACGCACCGTCGGCGCCGTCCACGCTCGAGATGGCCCCCATATACCCCGACATTGACAAGTTCTCCAAGGAGACTGAGACGTAA